A section of the Deinococcus cellulosilyticus NBRC 106333 = KACC 11606 genome encodes:
- a CDS encoding tetratricopeptide repeat protein, with protein MKVWVGFLLLLGSAQAESLSDLREAAVQSKPAVQFQLAMQYDLLGFPANAQYWLFRAARGGSGTAQYNLYQRYRTGKTVQQNPQKALRWLKAAACSGLVNAQTQLALELETQDPVQAYLWLLQASKQNYPAALTALEKLQPTIQPLLPTGTETLPLPCSRPT; from the coding sequence ATGAAAGTCTGGGTGGGGTTCTTGTTGCTGCTGGGAAGCGCACAGGCCGAGAGTCTTTCTGATCTCAGGGAAGCTGCCGTGCAGAGCAAACCTGCCGTCCAGTTTCAACTTGCCATGCAGTATGACCTGCTCGGGTTTCCGGCCAATGCCCAGTACTGGCTTTTCAGGGCCGCAAGGGGCGGAAGTGGCACGGCCCAGTACAACCTCTACCAGCGTTACCGCACCGGAAAAACCGTCCAGCAGAACCCCCAGAAAGCCCTCAGGTGGCTGAAGGCTGCAGCCTGCTCAGGGCTGGTGAATGCCCAGACCCAGCTTGCATTGGAGCTGGAAACCCAGGACCCTGTGCAGGCTTACCTTTGGCTGTTGCAGGCCAGCAAGCAGAATTATCCAGCGGCCTTGACAGCCCTGGAAAAACTGCAGCCCACCATTCAACCCCTGCTTCCCACTGGAACAGAAACCCTGCCTCTTCCCTGCTCCCGGCCCACATGA
- a CDS encoding SanA/YdcF family protein: MRSRIGLWAGVCLGVLLLGGLSLPVSDRVVQRAAEGSLFDDVSQVPHRKVGLLLGTSKFVGERINLFYQYRLDAAVELYQSQKIDYVLVTGDNSTVQYDEPTTMRNDLVQRGIPEDHIVLDYAGFRTLDSVVRANRVFGQEAFTVISQKFHNERAVYLARAHGLDAIGFNAQDVGGYGGMRVLLREQFARLAAILDVKVLNTQPKFLGEPIQIGKR, from the coding sequence ATGAGATCAAGAATTGGATTGTGGGCAGGGGTTTGTCTGGGTGTTTTGCTGCTGGGTGGGTTGAGCCTGCCTGTTTCTGACCGTGTTGTTCAGCGTGCTGCAGAAGGCAGCCTTTTTGATGATGTTTCACAGGTGCCGCACAGGAAGGTGGGTTTGCTGCTGGGCACCTCCAAATTTGTGGGGGAGCGGATCAACCTGTTCTACCAGTATCGCCTGGATGCTGCTGTGGAGCTGTACCAGAGCCAAAAAATCGATTATGTGCTGGTGACTGGAGACAACTCCACAGTCCAGTACGATGAGCCCACCACCATGAGAAATGATCTGGTGCAGAGGGGCATTCCAGAGGACCACATTGTGCTGGATTACGCTGGGTTTCGCACCCTGGACTCTGTGGTGCGTGCGAACAGGGTGTTTGGACAGGAGGCGTTCACGGTGATCTCGCAGAAGTTCCACAACGAGCGTGCGGTGTATCTGGCGCGTGCCCATGGTCTGGACGCCATTGGGTTCAATGCCCAGGATGTGGGTGGATACGGTGGAATGAGGGTTCTGCTGAGAGAGCAATTTGCACGTCTGGCCGCCATTCTGGATGTGAAAGTGCTCAACACCCAGCCCAAATTTCTGGGGGAGCCCATTCAGATCGGAAAAAGATGA
- a CDS encoding AMP-binding protein, with protein MNLSLILTQHAQSHPERPALITARGTTTYQQLEDRSNSMARQLQKLGVSKGTRVLVLIPIGPELYATLAAIWKLGGVAVVIDPGAGTANFRHGVSATRPEVFVGIPKAHLLRLLSPELRQVPKHLVTSGWLPFTHRWKELQASKVEALLLDADDPALITFTSGSTSRPKAASRSHGFLLAQNQALQHTLQLEPEGVHLCTLAVVTLTVLAAGGTALIPAAKLARPGFIDAGPVMRQLETHRPLTVAASPAFVERLAEKGELPFRRIYVGGAPVFPYQLDLFRKQSQAEVYSVYGSTEAEPIAEQAYTDITPQDFEQMRSGKGLLAGRPVSEIQLRILPDQHGKPFPYQSRQAFEDAALPPMQTGEIVVTGDHVLKGYLDPSGNQETKWTDETGLSWHRTGDAGYLDLQGRLWLLGRCGARVQDARGTLYPFSVEVAAQNHPAVKRAALTVQQGKRVLYVQWKGSPDPAGLQAMLQWADLDAFESISEIPLDRRHNAKVDYNRLPRI; from the coding sequence ATGAATTTAAGCCTGATTCTGACCCAGCATGCACAGAGCCACCCGGAGCGTCCCGCCCTGATCACAGCCCGGGGCACCACCACTTACCAGCAACTGGAAGACCGATCAAACAGCATGGCCCGGCAACTGCAAAAACTCGGGGTATCAAAAGGAACCCGTGTTCTGGTGCTCATTCCCATAGGACCGGAACTGTATGCCACACTCGCCGCCATCTGGAAACTGGGTGGGGTGGCCGTGGTCATTGATCCCGGAGCAGGCACAGCGAATTTCAGGCATGGGGTGTCTGCCACACGCCCCGAAGTTTTCGTGGGCATCCCAAAAGCCCACCTCCTGCGCCTGCTCAGCCCAGAATTGAGGCAGGTCCCAAAACATCTGGTGACTTCCGGATGGCTGCCTTTCACCCACAGATGGAAAGAACTGCAGGCCTCAAAAGTGGAAGCCCTCTTGCTGGATGCCGATGATCCTGCCCTGATCACCTTCACCTCGGGAAGCACCTCCAGACCCAAAGCAGCTTCCAGGTCTCACGGGTTTCTGCTGGCCCAGAACCAGGCCCTGCAACACACCCTGCAACTGGAACCCGAAGGGGTTCACCTGTGCACCCTGGCTGTGGTCACCCTGACCGTTCTGGCTGCAGGAGGCACCGCCCTGATTCCCGCCGCAAAACTGGCAAGGCCCGGTTTCATTGATGCTGGACCCGTCATGAGACAACTGGAAACCCACAGACCCCTCACGGTGGCGGCCTCTCCTGCCTTTGTGGAACGCCTTGCAGAAAAGGGAGAACTCCCCTTCAGGCGGATTTATGTGGGAGGGGCCCCCGTGTTTCCCTACCAACTGGACCTGTTCAGAAAGCAGTCCCAGGCCGAGGTGTACAGTGTCTACGGCTCCACAGAAGCCGAACCGATTGCCGAACAGGCCTACACTGACATCACCCCGCAGGATTTTGAGCAGATGCGCTCAGGCAAAGGGTTGCTGGCAGGTCGTCCCGTTTCAGAAATCCAGCTCAGGATACTTCCAGATCAGCATGGAAAACCTTTCCCCTACCAGAGCCGTCAGGCTTTTGAAGATGCAGCCCTTCCCCCCATGCAGACCGGGGAAATTGTGGTCACGGGTGACCATGTCCTGAAGGGTTACCTTGACCCTTCAGGCAATCAGGAAACCAAATGGACCGACGAAACGGGCCTCTCCTGGCACCGCACGGGCGACGCAGGATACCTTGATCTGCAAGGCCGCCTCTGGCTCCTGGGACGCTGCGGAGCCCGTGTGCAGGACGCCAGGGGCACCCTTTATCCTTTCAGTGTGGAGGTGGCCGCCCAGAACCATCCTGCGGTCAAGCGGGCCGCACTGACCGTACAGCAGGGAAAACGGGTTTTGTATGTGCAATGGAAAGGTTCCCCAGATCCTGCAGGTTTGCAAGCCATGCTTCAGTGGGCAGATCTGGACGCCTTTGAGAGCATCTCAGAAATTCCACTGGACCGCAGACACAACGCCAAAGTGGATTACAACAGGTTGCCCCGGATTTAA
- a CDS encoding YczE/YyaS/YitT family protein, whose amino-acid sequence MLSPTLNVKSWSFPSRFVMLLCGLVVCSVAIALMLNAQVGLSPWDALHQGISHHTPLSVGQTTILMGLVVLGVSWAFLRHPVGVGTVLNMALIGLFIDLSLPHLPHPSVLWEQWVQFLLGVVVLGVGTGMYVSSALGAGPRDGLVIALSQNTRWGVKRIRTAIEMVVLLAGFLLGGSVGWGTLAFALLVGPAMSLGMRLFGVRK is encoded by the coding sequence ATGCTGTCTCCCACCCTGAACGTCAAAAGCTGGTCCTTCCCTTCCCGATTTGTGATGCTGCTCTGTGGTCTGGTGGTGTGCTCTGTGGCCATTGCCCTCATGCTCAATGCCCAGGTGGGCCTGTCTCCCTGGGATGCCCTGCACCAGGGCATCAGCCACCACACGCCGCTTTCCGTGGGTCAGACCACCATCCTGATGGGCCTGGTGGTCCTGGGGGTATCCTGGGCCTTTTTGCGGCACCCTGTGGGGGTGGGAACCGTACTGAACATGGCCCTGATTGGTCTGTTCATTGACCTGAGCCTGCCTCATTTGCCTCATCCTTCCGTGCTGTGGGAACAGTGGGTGCAGTTTCTGCTGGGTGTGGTGGTGCTCGGGGTGGGAACAGGGATGTACGTGTCGTCTGCACTCGGGGCAGGACCGAGAGACGGCCTGGTGATTGCGCTGAGCCAGAACACCCGCTGGGGGGTCAAGCGCATCCGCACCGCCATTGAGATGGTGGTGTTGCTGGCCGGATTTCTGCTGGGAGGCAGTGTGGGCTGGGGAACGCTGGCTTTCGCTCTGCTGGTGGGGCCTGCCATGTCGCTGGGGATGCGGCTTTTCGGGGTCAGAAAGTAA
- a CDS encoding MBL fold metallo-hydrolase, whose amino-acid sequence MSIHFQVLGQMGMDNALLVKLENYRKLERLLFDCGDRTLSDLPYSDLLGIDHLFFSHLHVDHVSGFDAYFRANFNRTSKENHIWGPPETARIMQHRFQGYMWNLAEQYGTVWQVHEVFPEHVHTYCFETAEGFRIAHDLGQVKHQGVILDQEQYQVRAITLDHQTPCLGFAVHERAKTRIDLSKLSDLGLRSGKWLELLKDFHFSEESIEVDGKQYSMAFLKEKLLMGHPRGGLAYLTDFLLTPEALGDLRGFLQHVDVLICEGQYLHEDLARARRNFHLTSRQAAQIALEAGIHKLVLMHVSKRYEAAQWQRLLSEAQEVFVNTAFPEHWAEMS is encoded by the coding sequence ATGAGCATTCATTTTCAGGTGCTGGGCCAGATGGGCATGGACAATGCACTTCTGGTCAAATTGGAAAATTACCGCAAGCTGGAACGCCTGCTGTTTGATTGTGGGGACCGAACCCTCAGTGACCTTCCTTATTCGGACCTTCTGGGGATAGACCACCTGTTCTTTTCGCATCTGCATGTGGATCATGTTTCAGGATTTGATGCTTACTTCAGGGCGAATTTCAACCGGACCAGCAAAGAGAACCACATCTGGGGGCCTCCCGAAACCGCTCGCATCATGCAGCACCGTTTTCAGGGGTACATGTGGAATCTGGCGGAGCAGTATGGCACGGTGTGGCAGGTGCATGAAGTGTTTCCTGAGCACGTTCACACCTACTGTTTTGAGACTGCTGAGGGATTCAGAATCGCCCACGATCTGGGGCAGGTGAAGCACCAGGGGGTGATCCTGGATCAGGAGCAGTATCAGGTGAGGGCCATCACCCTGGACCACCAGACGCCCTGTCTGGGGTTTGCGGTGCATGAACGGGCCAAAACCCGCATTGATCTTTCAAAGCTGTCAGATCTGGGTTTGCGGTCTGGAAAATGGCTGGAGCTTTTGAAGGATTTTCATTTCTCTGAAGAAAGCATTGAAGTGGATGGGAAGCAATATTCAATGGCTTTTCTCAAGGAGAAACTGCTGATGGGGCATCCCAGAGGGGGGCTGGCTTACCTCACGGACTTTCTGCTGACCCCTGAGGCACTGGGTGACCTCAGGGGTTTTCTGCAACATGTGGATGTGCTGATTTGTGAAGGGCAGTACCTGCATGAAGATCTGGCACGGGCGAGGCGCAATTTTCACCTGACCAGTCGGCAGGCAGCACAGATTGCTCTGGAGGCTGGAATTCACAAGCTGGTGCTCATGCATGTCTCGAAACGGTATGAAGCTGCCCAGTGGCAGAGGTTGCTCTCTGAAGCACAGGAGGTTTTTGTCAACACGGCTTTTCCAGAGCACTGGGCAGAGATGTCATAA
- a CDS encoding pyridoxamine 5'-phosphate oxidase family protein: MGKKLDSITGTLQDFIEKQKIFFVGTAGAEGHVNLSPKGMDSLRVLGPNRVAWLNVTGSGNESAAHVLENGRMTVMFCAFEGPPMILRLYGKARVYHAYDPEWPELLALFPTFPGTRQIFVVDVDLVQTSCGMAVPFFDYRDEREELNRWAEKKSPEQMHAYWEQKNTLSLDGKPTHIFEP, translated from the coding sequence ATGGGCAAGAAACTGGACAGCATCACAGGAACATTGCAGGACTTCATTGAAAAACAAAAGATCTTCTTCGTGGGCACCGCTGGTGCAGAAGGCCACGTCAACCTCTCCCCCAAAGGAATGGACTCTCTGAGGGTTCTGGGGCCCAACCGGGTCGCCTGGCTCAATGTGACGGGAAGCGGCAATGAATCCGCAGCACATGTGCTGGAAAACGGGCGCATGACCGTGATGTTCTGTGCCTTTGAAGGCCCCCCCATGATTCTGAGGCTGTACGGCAAAGCCAGGGTCTACCACGCTTATGACCCCGAATGGCCTGAATTGCTCGCCCTCTTCCCCACTTTCCCGGGCACCCGCCAGATCTTCGTGGTGGATGTGGATCTGGTCCAGACCTCCTGCGGCATGGCGGTGCCATTCTTCGATTATCGGGATGAGCGCGAGGAATTGAACCGGTGGGCAGAGAAAAAGTCCCCTGAACAGATGCATGCCTACTGGGAACAGAAAAACACCCTCAGTCTGGATGGAAAACCCACCCACATTTTTGAACCCTAG
- a CDS encoding potassium channel family protein: protein MQVHQMRAYHRLERFTEVPMLVLAIVYLLLEIFPQVISVSTEVLRLVEGVEWFIWALFALELISKFYLYPNKLRFLTTHWADVLIVTMPFLRPLRLLKILVILYRTWKRSRRLFRQRALNFVGLMSVLVVAISAGLVLVFEKGQGGTINSYQDALWWAVTTITTVGYGDKFPVTPAGRGVAIFLMFTGITLFGLLTATVAAFFVDDEKEPQDQEVHDRLVRLEAHVLELKALLKEKQGREDSL, encoded by the coding sequence ATGCAAGTCCATCAGATGCGTGCCTACCACAGGCTTGAACGTTTCACCGAAGTGCCCATGCTGGTTCTGGCCATTGTCTACCTGTTGCTGGAGATTTTTCCGCAGGTCATCAGCGTCTCCACGGAAGTGCTGCGATTGGTTGAAGGGGTGGAGTGGTTCATCTGGGCACTTTTTGCACTGGAATTGATCTCCAAATTCTACCTGTACCCCAACAAATTGCGTTTTCTGACCACCCACTGGGCAGATGTTCTGATTGTCACCATGCCTTTTCTGCGGCCACTGCGGCTTCTGAAGATTCTGGTGATCCTGTACCGCACCTGGAAGCGCTCCAGACGGCTTTTCCGGCAGCGTGCCCTGAATTTCGTTGGCCTGATGAGCGTGCTGGTTGTGGCGATTTCCGCAGGCCTGGTGCTGGTTTTTGAAAAAGGTCAGGGAGGAACCATCAACAGTTATCAGGACGCCCTGTGGTGGGCGGTCACCACCATCACCACGGTGGGTTATGGGGACAAGTTTCCTGTGACGCCAGCAGGACGCGGGGTGGCGATTTTTCTGATGTTCACAGGAATCACCCTGTTCGGACTGCTGACCGCCACAGTTGCAGCTTTTTTTGTGGATGACGAGAAAGAGCCCCAGGACCAGGAGGTGCATGACCGTCTGGTTCGCCTGGAAGCACATGTGTTGGAACTGAAAGCCCTGCTGAAAGAAAAGCAGGGCCGTGAGGACAGCCTCTAG
- a CDS encoding flavin reductase family protein, producing the protein MARLERTDRFFGYYPATVAVITVQTPGARNLMSAGWHSAVSMHPPMYGVAVGPERATHPLLREAGRFAVNFLPFEFSREIQGAGVYSYHDGRDKFDRLGLKVYSGALDTLILEEAYLAYEIDQVQFVPFGDHDWVVGEVRQVHYHPEAFEDFKLTGEVAAVYLGRATYQELQGEVRTHPPELFRDAE; encoded by the coding sequence ATGGCAAGGCTTGAACGCACCGACCGATTCTTCGGGTATTATCCAGCCACTGTTGCGGTGATCACCGTACAGACCCCTGGTGCCCGCAACCTGATGAGCGCTGGCTGGCACAGTGCGGTGTCCATGCACCCTCCAATGTACGGGGTGGCGGTGGGTCCCGAGCGGGCCACCCATCCCCTGCTCAGGGAAGCAGGGCGTTTTGCAGTGAATTTCCTGCCTTTCGAATTTTCACGTGAAATTCAGGGGGCAGGGGTTTATTCCTACCATGATGGACGGGATAAGTTTGACCGTCTGGGCCTGAAGGTGTACAGCGGCGCACTCGACACCCTGATTCTGGAGGAGGCTTATCTGGCCTATGAAATCGATCAGGTGCAGTTCGTTCCTTTTGGTGACCACGACTGGGTGGTGGGAGAGGTCAGGCAGGTGCATTACCACCCAGAGGCTTTTGAGGACTTCAAACTGACTGGCGAGGTGGCTGCAGTGTACCTTGGTCGGGCCACGTACCAGGAGCTCCAGGGTGAGGTCAGGACGCATCCACCAGAGCTGTTCAGGGATGCAGAATGA
- a CDS encoding sugar phosphate isomerase/epimerase family protein, which produces MLKNMFVGYTPISANILDLDEAFRLAVELQLDFVELAYDLQEILPSSQPVQKVLELKKATGVGVTVHLPYLELNLASLFEGVRKVSVERMQQAFEYTASVDALNSVLHGGRIPERHPLIVQAAKGQLLKSLEVLKGPAIPVTLENTHINPLEFLKGKDELEEMSRFAGFGVCLDVGHALIEGGEEQIEAYWELSHITHLHLQDSLGLEDDHFALGRGKINWQNQKKHLEGFSGTVCLEISGTADDVRHSAAFLRELLKD; this is translated from the coding sequence ATGCTGAAAAACATGTTTGTCGGATACACCCCGATCAGTGCCAACATTCTGGATCTGGATGAGGCCTTCAGGCTCGCTGTGGAATTGCAACTGGATTTTGTGGAGCTGGCCTATGACCTGCAGGAGATTCTTCCCAGCAGCCAGCCTGTTCAGAAGGTGCTTGAGCTCAAAAAGGCCACCGGTGTGGGGGTGACCGTTCACCTGCCCTATCTGGAACTCAATCTGGCTTCCCTCTTTGAGGGGGTGCGGAAGGTTTCTGTGGAACGCATGCAACAGGCTTTTGAATACACTGCAAGCGTGGATGCCCTCAACAGTGTGCTGCACGGGGGCCGGATTCCTGAGCGGCATCCTCTGATTGTGCAGGCGGCAAAAGGACAATTGCTCAAGAGCCTGGAAGTGCTCAAAGGCCCTGCCATTCCAGTGACCCTGGAAAACACCCACATCAACCCGCTGGAATTTCTGAAAGGCAAAGATGAACTTGAGGAGATGAGCCGGTTTGCAGGTTTCGGGGTGTGCCTGGATGTCGGCCATGCCCTGATTGAAGGTGGGGAGGAACAGATTGAGGCCTACTGGGAACTGTCTCACATCACCCACCTGCATTTGCAGGACAGCCTGGGCCTTGAGGACGATCACTTTGCGCTGGGGCGCGGCAAGATCAACTGGCAAAACCAGAAAAAGCACCTGGAAGGGTTCTCTGGCACGGTCTGTCTGGAGATCAGTGGCACCGCCGATGATGTGCGGCACTCTGCAGCTTTCCTGCGTGAACTGCTGAAGGACTGA
- a CDS encoding FAD-binding oxidoreductase, whose translation MHFEALDTLKALFSNQMSVAPSVLESHSRDESYPESHLPDVVVFAESEADVLKVLEVARTHQVPVVPFAVGSSIEGQVVPVHGGISLDLSRMNRVLQIHQSDFSAVVQPGVLYPELSRQARPYGLFFAVDPGADASLGGMASTNASGTGAVKYGTMRDQVLDMRVALISGEVIRVGAKSRKTSAGYDLRHLFIGAEGTLGVITELTVKLHPLPVAVAVAKVTFESVQDAVNCAVTVMGAGLSPERIELVDARAVQAVNQYKGTHHPETPTLWIELSASGEVLLRENLEILRECCMESYATSFILAREESERRELWESRHHAFYALKRLHPEHDSHTTDLCVPISRLPEVVQHTEELCKAHGLDAVLLGHVGDGNYHVLFHGDAKNPAQWESILQVSDLMVQKALEVGGTCTGEHGIGLRKRKHLTQEHGDLIPFMRGIKHLFDPQNLLNPGKIF comes from the coding sequence ATGCATTTTGAGGCGCTGGACACATTGAAAGCCCTTTTTTCCAACCAGATGAGTGTGGCCCCGAGCGTGCTGGAATCCCACTCCAGAGATGAGTCTTACCCGGAAAGCCACCTTCCAGATGTGGTGGTTTTCGCAGAATCGGAAGCCGATGTCCTGAAGGTGCTCGAAGTGGCCCGCACCCATCAGGTGCCGGTGGTGCCTTTTGCTGTGGGAAGCAGCATTGAAGGGCAGGTGGTGCCCGTGCACGGAGGCATCAGTCTGGACCTGAGCCGCATGAACCGGGTGCTGCAGATCCACCAGAGTGATTTCAGTGCAGTGGTTCAGCCAGGGGTGCTGTACCCGGAGCTTTCCAGACAGGCCCGTCCTTATGGGCTGTTTTTTGCTGTTGATCCCGGTGCAGATGCCTCGCTGGGAGGGATGGCCTCCACCAATGCCTCGGGCACAGGAGCGGTGAAGTATGGCACCATGCGCGATCAGGTGCTGGACATGCGGGTGGCCCTGATTTCCGGTGAGGTGATCCGTGTGGGAGCCAAATCCCGCAAGACCAGTGCAGGATACGACCTCAGGCACCTGTTCATCGGGGCGGAAGGGACGCTGGGGGTGATCACAGAATTGACCGTGAAACTGCATCCTCTTCCGGTGGCAGTGGCAGTGGCCAAGGTGACTTTTGAGTCCGTGCAGGACGCCGTGAACTGCGCTGTCACCGTGATGGGGGCAGGTCTCAGTCCGGAACGCATTGAACTGGTGGATGCCCGCGCCGTGCAGGCCGTGAACCAGTACAAAGGCACCCACCATCCCGAGACGCCCACCCTGTGGATTGAACTGTCCGCAAGTGGAGAGGTGCTGTTGCGCGAAAACCTGGAGATCCTCAGGGAGTGCTGCATGGAATCCTACGCCACCAGCTTTATTCTGGCGCGTGAGGAATCCGAGCGGCGCGAACTCTGGGAGTCCAGACACCACGCTTTTTATGCCCTCAAGCGCCTCCATCCCGAGCACGATTCCCACACCACCGACCTGTGTGTTCCCATCTCCAGGCTACCCGAAGTGGTGCAGCACACCGAGGAGCTCTGCAAGGCACATGGTCTGGACGCCGTTTTGCTGGGTCATGTGGGAGATGGCAATTACCATGTGCTCTTTCATGGGGATGCAAAGAATCCTGCCCAGTGGGAGAGCATCCTGCAGGTTTCAGACCTGATGGTGCAGAAGGCCCTGGAGGTGGGAGGCACCTGCACCGGAGAGCACGGAATTGGCCTCAGGAAAAGAAAACACCTGACCCAGGAGCATGGAGACCTGATTCCCTTCATGCGGGGCATCAAGCACCTGTTTGACCCACAGAACCTGCTGAATCCAGGGAAGATTTTTTAG
- a CDS encoding ABC transporter substrate-binding protein: MRKAVLLALGLLSCAAVAAPLKIKFWHSMETSKPQVQALADEFNKSQDDYQIIPEVAGDYRTAETKLIAALRSDSAPVLFQAEISFFSKLAADGSLADLSYLEKTLDDKFIKDFYSSVWNYGEVNGKRVGLPWNVSTPVLYYNATALEARNIKPPKTWDELEEVSKKLTNRASRGFMVMAESWQFEQMVLARGGNVVTSDGKPNFTSPEVIDALEQLSRMVKNKVATPRNLGETQVAILDFVRTKNFMVVASSANYPDILPYSVAFKLGVAPMPCDKKCAVPLGGAQLVVLKGASRKEQEGAFAFWKYLMEPQTLKKWIEFSYYLTPRKSVLPLLKDFYGENPYRKTAYNQLDESVTRPKVPAYTLWRTYLEEAIEKATKGNVPARAALEEAQRKALSSK, from the coding sequence ATGAGAAAGGCTGTTCTACTGGCCCTCGGTCTGCTGTCTTGCGCTGCCGTGGCCGCCCCGCTGAAGATCAAGTTCTGGCATTCCATGGAAACCAGCAAACCGCAGGTGCAGGCCCTGGCCGATGAATTCAACAAATCCCAGGATGACTACCAGATCATCCCTGAGGTGGCTGGAGATTACCGGACGGCCGAAACCAAACTCATCGCTGCCCTGCGCTCCGACAGCGCTCCAGTGCTCTTCCAGGCAGAAATCAGTTTTTTTTCAAAACTGGCAGCAGATGGCTCCCTGGCCGACCTGAGTTACCTGGAAAAAACCCTCGATGACAAATTCATCAAGGACTTCTACAGCAGCGTCTGGAATTACGGCGAGGTGAACGGCAAACGGGTGGGCCTGCCCTGGAACGTCTCCACTCCGGTGCTGTACTACAACGCCACCGCCCTCGAAGCCCGCAACATCAAACCCCCAAAAACCTGGGACGAGCTGGAAGAGGTCTCCAAAAAACTCACCAACCGGGCGTCCAGAGGTTTCATGGTCATGGCCGAATCCTGGCAGTTTGAGCAGATGGTGCTCGCCCGGGGCGGAAACGTGGTCACCAGTGATGGCAAACCCAACTTCACCAGCCCAGAAGTGATCGATGCTTTAGAACAGCTTTCCCGCATGGTCAAGAACAAAGTCGCCACCCCCAGAAACCTCGGAGAAACCCAGGTGGCGATCCTGGACTTCGTGCGCACCAAGAACTTCATGGTGGTGGCTTCGAGTGCCAACTATCCGGACATCCTGCCCTACTCGGTGGCTTTCAAACTGGGTGTGGCCCCCATGCCCTGCGACAAAAAGTGTGCAGTGCCCCTCGGTGGTGCCCAGCTGGTGGTGCTGAAAGGGGCTTCCCGCAAGGAGCAGGAAGGGGCCTTTGCCTTCTGGAAGTACCTGATGGAGCCCCAGACCCTCAAAAAGTGGATCGAATTCAGTTACTACCTGACCCCCAGAAAGAGCGTTCTGCCCCTCCTCAAAGACTTCTATGGTGAAAACCCATACCGCAAGACGGCCTACAACCAGCTCGATGAGTCGGTCACCCGTCCAAAGGTTCCTGCTTACACCCTGTGGCGCACCTACCTGGAGGAGGCCATTGAGAAGGCCACCAAGGGCAATGTGCCCGCCAGAGCGGCACTGGAAGAGGCACAGAGGAAGGCATTGAGCAGCAAGTAA
- a CDS encoding carbohydrate ABC transporter permease, translated as MIPFLWLLYSAFLSADGFYSGQPLKISLSFENFKALSQVNLWKPLIFSLLSSSIVVTLQLLTSLPAAYAIRAGTPLLGLYLFFFAIPAELMLVPLYGLLQKLHLLNSPLALIFPFMASPFMVFLLYQGMLKIPWEYVEAARLDGASESRIMFQTMLPLLLPEVAAASVLAFAAHWNLVLYPKVVLSQDFPTIQVALSELMRATSNNWGVLGAAALVTSLPIILLYGVFERYVVKTFQGGLK; from the coding sequence ATGATTCCCTTTCTGTGGCTGCTGTACAGCGCTTTTCTGTCTGCTGATGGCTTTTACAGCGGTCAGCCCCTCAAGATCAGCCTGAGCTTCGAGAACTTCAAAGCCCTCTCCCAGGTGAACCTCTGGAAGCCCCTGATCTTCAGCCTGCTCTCCAGCAGCATTGTGGTCACCCTGCAACTGCTGACCTCACTCCCGGCTGCGTATGCCATTCGTGCAGGAACCCCTCTGCTGGGCCTCTACCTGTTCTTCTTTGCCATTCCCGCAGAACTGATGCTGGTGCCCCTCTATGGCCTGCTGCAGAAACTCCACCTGCTCAACTCTCCCCTGGCCCTGATTTTCCCTTTCATGGCAAGCCCTTTCATGGTGTTCCTGCTGTACCAGGGCATGCTCAAAATCCCCTGGGAGTACGTGGAAGCCGCCCGTCTGGATGGGGCGAGTGAAAGCCGCATCATGTTCCAGACCATGCTTCCCCTGCTGCTTCCCGAAGTGGCTGCAGCAAGTGTGCTGGCCTTCGCTGCCCACTGGAACCTTGTGCTGTACCCCAAAGTGGTGCTCAGCCAGGACTTCCCCACCATCCAGGTGGCCCTCTCGGAACTGATGCGGGCCACCAGCAACAACTGGGGGGTGCTGGGGGCCGCTGCACTGGTCACCTCCCTGCCGATCATCCTGCTTTATGGCGTCTTTGAGCGCTACGTGGTGAAAACCTTCCAAGGAGGTCTCAAATGA